One Spirochaeta africana DSM 8902 genomic window carries:
- a CDS encoding ATP-binding protein yields MEHLEVMFWRDSHQLLESLRQVLPRLATGREAVDQAFRYIHSIRSQASHLQLQAIAEPAADIEDDLNALRVGQQAPAPEFLQSLEQSVADLQARFVTARQLAEGSAAADSIQAAGYQVQEQKGLSFTGIPALLQGGDPEALQLWLQDARMRNDNLYCIAVALHEDPSFLAQRRYLLLHKLEQATAVLVHSAESADSPAELLLAVVASGLSADRIEQLLNTSGVQQLQVRAVEAAYLKKIATAHGRYRAGLLGKVDRVTLTLDQREYERILLGAARLAAGTENPGIAADLLQLASRAGSHPLGDVLDSMEEAAVQAAREQGKRVRCRIQYGDLQVPSSVAGVLSEALLHLVRNAVDHGIELPADRTRVGKSETGELVLLAHENDGKIILSVEDDGRGIHLPGQEDALATITRPGFTTRAKSGRLDSSGRGVGLDIVRHSIERLLHGELRLIREPRTRFLLEIPSRPVLLSVVVVRRFPDNEAWAVPGWCVYERIQLHQSRFAAASSGGWYYHHNGAACEVDILGGAQQSDSSSLQEGLLIRTGLWTGILACGEAVAEEAVVLHPKQVYSEVLQRQLPLWDPWLHH; encoded by the coding sequence GTGGAGCACCTCGAGGTAATGTTCTGGCGCGACAGTCATCAGCTGCTTGAGTCGCTTCGGCAGGTTTTGCCGCGGCTGGCAACCGGCCGTGAAGCGGTGGACCAGGCCTTTCGTTATATTCACTCCATCAGATCCCAGGCGTCGCATCTGCAGCTGCAGGCTATTGCGGAGCCGGCGGCAGATATAGAGGATGACCTGAATGCATTGCGTGTCGGACAGCAGGCTCCGGCACCAGAGTTCCTGCAGTCGCTTGAGCAATCGGTGGCTGATCTGCAGGCACGATTTGTTACCGCGCGGCAGCTGGCTGAAGGAAGTGCCGCGGCAGACAGTATCCAGGCTGCCGGGTATCAAGTTCAGGAGCAGAAGGGGCTGTCTTTTACGGGGATCCCGGCTTTGTTGCAGGGGGGGGACCCCGAGGCCCTTCAGCTGTGGCTGCAGGACGCGAGGATGCGCAATGACAATCTCTACTGTATTGCGGTGGCATTGCATGAGGATCCGTCATTCCTGGCCCAGCGCCGGTACCTGCTGCTGCACAAACTTGAACAGGCCACAGCGGTACTGGTGCATTCGGCCGAATCAGCTGATTCACCTGCGGAGCTGTTGCTGGCAGTTGTGGCGTCCGGTCTGTCTGCCGACCGTATCGAGCAGCTGCTGAATACCTCCGGGGTGCAGCAGCTGCAGGTGCGTGCAGTAGAGGCTGCATACCTGAAAAAGATTGCCACTGCCCACGGGCGCTATCGGGCTGGTTTACTGGGCAAAGTGGACCGGGTAACCCTGACGCTGGATCAGCGCGAATACGAGCGTATCCTGCTGGGGGCTGCACGGCTTGCTGCAGGCACGGAGAATCCTGGCATCGCTGCAGATCTACTGCAGCTGGCCTCACGAGCCGGCAGCCATCCGCTCGGGGATGTGTTGGACTCCATGGAGGAGGCTGCCGTTCAGGCAGCCCGTGAACAAGGGAAGAGAGTCCGGTGCCGAATTCAGTACGGTGATCTGCAGGTGCCGTCATCGGTTGCCGGGGTGCTCAGCGAGGCACTGCTGCACCTGGTTCGCAATGCCGTGGATCACGGGATCGAGCTGCCTGCGGATCGTACCCGTGTCGGAAAATCAGAGACCGGCGAGCTGGTGCTGCTGGCACACGAGAACGACGGCAAAATTATTCTCAGCGTAGAGGATGATGGCCGAGGGATTCACCTGCCAGGGCAGGAGGATGCTCTGGCAACGATTACCCGCCCCGGGTTTACTACCCGGGCAAAATCCGGGCGTCTGGACAGCAGTGGTCGCGGTGTAGGGCTCGATATTGTGCGACACAGCATAGAGCGTCTGCTCCACGGGGAGTTGCGGCTGATACGTGAGCCGCGAACCAGATTTCTGCTGGAGATCCCGTCCCGGCCGGTTTTACTGAGTGTAGTGGTAGTTCGCCGCTTCCCGGACAACGAGGCCTGGGCGGTGCCGGGTTGGTGTGTGTACGAGCGCATTCAGCTTCATCAGTCCCGTTTTGCTGCCGCTAGCAGCGGGGGTTGGTATTATCATCATAACGGTGCTGCCTGCGAGGTAGATATCCTCGGTGGTGCGCAACAGTCGGATTCCAGTAGCCTCCAGGAGGGATTGCTGATCAGAACCGGCTTATGGACCGGTATTCTGGCCTGTGGTGAGGCTGTTGCCGAAGAGGCAGTGGTGCTGCATCCGAAGCAGGTATACTCCGAGGTCTTGCAGCGGCAACTGCCGTTGTGGGACCCCTGGCTGCATCATTAG
- the flhF gene encoding flagellar biosynthesis protein FlhF, whose translation MEYFVEKGLGYQEVMQSIYHKYGESAKVMHHRNIRIPGFLGLFSRDGVEVTGYLSKEPLRRRIDIDEEKRKILSAVGERSDKAAAEKGRDKGSDKGGDSKALQTILDEVKSLKEQLGNRPADTAPAEHPAIDQIENLLLENDFSPRYIRSMIERITRTFSMEDLKDQTAVEQQVLTWIGEGVDIYPRQRMSKPEVFILVGPTGVGKTTTIAKLAAMYGLGRGAQQRGPAKVRILTIDNYRIGARQQMETYGDIMGIPVNSVENKDEMKKYLTMYQDADIIFVDTIGKSPRDFERLGKMRALLDGCGASSSVHLGMSATTKTSDMHEILRQFEPFGYKSVVLTKLDETTRVGNIISVLHEARKQLSFVTYGQKVPQDIERASIPFLLKHVNGFTADRGEVYRHFSEDEKSTGEGELHG comes from the coding sequence ATGGAATATTTTGTAGAAAAGGGGCTCGGGTATCAGGAGGTAATGCAGTCGATTTACCATAAGTATGGTGAAAGCGCCAAGGTAATGCATCACCGCAATATCCGGATTCCCGGCTTTCTGGGATTGTTCTCCCGCGATGGCGTAGAGGTTACCGGGTATCTCTCGAAAGAGCCGTTGCGCCGACGCATTGATATAGACGAGGAGAAGCGCAAAATTCTCTCTGCTGTCGGGGAGCGCAGTGATAAGGCTGCCGCCGAAAAAGGCAGGGACAAAGGCAGCGACAAAGGCGGGGATTCCAAGGCACTGCAAACTATCCTCGACGAGGTGAAGTCTCTCAAGGAACAGCTCGGCAACCGTCCGGCGGATACCGCGCCCGCGGAGCATCCGGCTATCGACCAGATAGAGAACCTGTTGCTGGAAAATGATTTCAGCCCACGCTATATACGCAGCATGATTGAGCGGATTACCCGTACCTTTTCCATGGAGGATCTGAAGGATCAGACCGCAGTAGAGCAGCAGGTGCTTACCTGGATCGGTGAGGGGGTGGATATATACCCCAGACAGCGTATGTCCAAACCGGAGGTATTTATTCTGGTCGGGCCGACCGGGGTGGGCAAAACAACAACGATTGCGAAGCTGGCAGCGATGTATGGGCTTGGCCGGGGGGCGCAGCAGCGTGGGCCAGCCAAGGTGCGTATTCTGACCATCGACAATTATCGTATCGGTGCTCGCCAGCAGATGGAAACCTACGGCGATATTATGGGGATTCCGGTTAACAGTGTCGAGAACAAGGATGAAATGAAGAAGTACCTCACCATGTATCAGGATGCTGACATTATTTTTGTCGATACCATCGGGAAAAGCCCTCGTGACTTTGAACGGCTTGGCAAGATGCGGGCCCTGCTTGATGGCTGCGGGGCTTCTTCCTCGGTGCATCTGGGCATGAGTGCCACGACCAAGACATCCGATATGCACGAAATCCTGCGACAATTTGAACCATTTGGCTATAAATCGGTAGTGCTGACCAAGCTGGACGAGACAACCCGGGTTGGCAACATTATCAGCGTGCTGCATGAGGCGCGCAAACAGTTGAGTTTTGTTACCTACGGTCAGAAGGTCCCGCAGGATATTGAGCGGGCATCAATTCCGTTTCTGCTGAAGCATGTGAATGGATTTACCGCCGACCGTGGCGAGGTATATCGGCATTTTTCTGAGGATGAGAAATCAACAGGTGAGGGAGAACTACATGGCTGA
- a CDS encoding Hsp70 family protein, producing the protein MKPVLGIDLGTTNSAMAIWNGSEPEIIPNDRGSRITPSVVAVHDSGEVLVGESAVNQAVVNARNTVYGVKRRMGTSDEYLLNGRRFTPEEVSACIVRKLRLDAEEYLGVDVHDAVITVPAYFSERQRRATIEAGRLAGLRVLRILNEPTAAALAYASRCDSERVILVYDLGGGTFDVTCLRQTGSDFQVLATAGDPALGGVDFTDLLLQSVRQGFAADAGIELADAVIVQQLREMVERGKIELSSRDSAEFGFPFIGSDGRPLHLHRGISRSEFNAMIHGQVDRSLALTRQALTHAGIAAREVDALVLSGGSSRIPLIRQLLQEEFGSRQVSQVNPDEIVAMGAALQASLLQDNRDMSLRDVTAFDLGVEIEQGRFVPLVKRNSPLPAAAERLFTTISDEQAAVEIHVLQGNQAVASGNSSLGRFLLDGIQRGRRGQPRIRIKFRVDADGLVHVGAIDQETGAEQEVTLSGAGDAAPELGRRSRVQSLVQRLERQVRAASEQLDPGFQREAREVCSLARRSMLQQDDEALDQIRGALETLLIEVQSFGGITNESFS; encoded by the coding sequence ATGAAACCGGTTCTCGGCATCGATTTGGGTACTACCAACTCCGCAATGGCAATCTGGAACGGCTCCGAGCCCGAGATAATCCCGAATGATCGCGGCAGCCGGATTACCCCGTCGGTGGTGGCGGTGCACGACAGCGGTGAGGTTCTGGTGGGCGAATCCGCGGTAAATCAGGCGGTGGTCAATGCCCGCAACACGGTGTATGGGGTAAAGCGCCGTATGGGGACGAGCGATGAGTACCTCCTGAATGGCAGGAGGTTTACCCCGGAGGAGGTAAGCGCCTGTATTGTGCGCAAACTCCGCCTGGATGCCGAGGAGTATCTGGGGGTTGATGTGCACGATGCCGTGATCACGGTTCCGGCCTATTTCAGCGAGCGTCAGCGCCGCGCCACCATCGAGGCCGGGCGGCTTGCGGGGCTGCGGGTGCTGCGTATCCTGAATGAACCGACCGCAGCCGCCCTGGCGTATGCCAGTCGCTGTGACAGCGAGCGGGTTATTCTGGTGTATGATCTTGGCGGGGGAACCTTCGATGTGACATGCCTGCGGCAGACAGGCAGTGATTTTCAGGTGCTGGCTACAGCCGGGGATCCCGCCCTGGGGGGAGTTGATTTTACCGATCTCCTGCTGCAGTCGGTTCGCCAGGGCTTCGCCGCAGATGCCGGGATTGAGCTTGCTGATGCGGTTATCGTTCAGCAGCTGCGGGAGATGGTTGAGCGTGGAAAGATTGAGCTGTCCAGCAGGGATTCAGCCGAGTTCGGTTTTCCCTTCATCGGCAGCGACGGGCGACCGCTGCATCTGCATCGAGGGATTTCCCGCAGCGAGTTCAATGCCATGATTCATGGCCAGGTAGACCGCTCGCTGGCTCTGACGCGCCAGGCCCTCACGCATGCCGGTATAGCCGCGAGGGAGGTAGATGCCCTGGTGCTCTCGGGCGGCTCCAGTCGGATCCCCCTGATCCGGCAGTTGCTTCAGGAGGAATTCGGTTCCCGTCAGGTTTCGCAGGTGAATCCTGACGAGATTGTAGCGATGGGAGCGGCCCTTCAGGCCTCGCTGCTGCAGGATAATCGTGATATGTCGCTGCGAGATGTCACCGCATTCGATCTGGGAGTGGAGATCGAACAGGGCAGGTTTGTGCCGCTGGTAAAGCGCAACTCGCCGCTTCCCGCGGCAGCCGAACGTCTGTTTACCACCATATCCGATGAGCAGGCCGCGGTCGAGATTCATGTGCTGCAGGGCAACCAGGCTGTTGCCAGCGGCAACAGCAGTCTCGGACGGTTTTTGCTGGACGGGATCCAGCGCGGACGACGGGGGCAGCCGCGTATCCGGATCAAGTTCAGGGTTGATGCTGACGGTCTGGTCCATGTCGGTGCAATCGACCAGGAAACCGGTGCCGAGCAGGAGGTGACCTTGTCTGGCGCTGGTGATGCCGCTCCCGAGCTGGGGCGACGCTCCCGGGTCCAGTCTCTGGTGCAGCGACTGGAGCGGCAAGTGCGGGCAGCCTCGGAACAGCTTGATCCCGGCTTTCAGCGCGAGGCGCGTGAGGTATGCAGTCTGGCCCGGCGTTCAATGCTGCAGCAGGACGATGAGGCGCTGGATCAGATCCGGGGTGCACTGGAAACCCTGCTGATCGAGGTACAATCATTCGGAGGTATTACCAATGAATCATTCTCGTGA
- the whiG gene encoding RNA polymerase sigma factor WhiG → MAEQQLAGKTEEELWQLYRDSKDPAIRDRLIRQYSPLVKYVAGKVAVGMPQNVEFDDLVGYGVFGLFDAIEKFDPNKHVKFKTYAVTRIRGAIFDELRSIDWVPRSVRQKTREVEQVIRDLEASLGRAATDQEIANAMGVTIKDFEKTMMKISGTSILSLNDVWYTGDESDNVSIADSIESSPSLNPDVIVEKDEIRRVIVQSIQELPEKEKKVLVLYYYEDLTLKEIGAILKVTESRISQLHTRAIMRLRAKLTNIKKGIL, encoded by the coding sequence ATGGCGGAACAACAGTTAGCCGGTAAAACCGAAGAGGAACTCTGGCAGCTTTACCGGGACAGTAAGGATCCTGCAATTCGTGATCGCCTGATCAGGCAGTATTCGCCGCTCGTTAAGTATGTAGCCGGCAAGGTTGCGGTGGGTATGCCGCAGAATGTCGAGTTTGATGACCTGGTTGGCTATGGAGTGTTCGGGCTGTTTGATGCTATCGAAAAGTTCGATCCCAACAAGCATGTCAAGTTCAAGACCTATGCAGTGACCCGTATCCGCGGGGCTATCTTTGACGAACTGCGTTCGATCGACTGGGTTCCCCGTTCGGTGCGGCAGAAAACCCGAGAGGTTGAGCAGGTTATCCGGGACCTTGAAGCATCGCTGGGACGGGCAGCCACGGATCAGGAGATTGCCAACGCCATGGGCGTAACCATCAAGGATTTTGAAAAGACCATGATGAAGATCAGCGGTACCTCGATTCTCTCCCTGAACGACGTCTGGTATACCGGTGATGAATCCGACAATGTATCTATCGCAGACAGCATTGAGTCCTCGCCATCCTTGAATCCCGATGTTATAGTGGAAAAGGACGAGATCCGGCGGGTAATTGTTCAGTCTATCCAGGAATTGCCCGAAAAAGAAAAGAAGGTTCTGGTGTTGTATTATTATGAGGATTTAACCCTCAAGGAGATCGGCGCGATTCTCAAGGTAACAGAGTCGCGCATCTCCCAGCTGCACACCAGGGCAATTATGCGGCTCAGGGCAAAGCTCACGAATATCAAGAAGGGTATCCTGTAG
- a CDS encoding MinD/ParA family protein yields MADQAETLREMMKHAPDSKTRIITVASGKGGVGKTNMSTNLAIAYGKIGKKVVLMDADLGLANVNVVLGIIPKYNLYHLIRKQKTMQEIIMDTNYGIQIVAGASGFAKIANLTDEERNNFIQEISALSDADVIIIDTSAGVSSNVMGFIAAADEAIIVTTPEPTAITDAYGLIKIIATEVEDTNLGLKLVVNRVKSVTEGKKVAERVINIAGQFLNLKVDYLGYVYEDPIVQQAVLKQKPFTVLDPKSKAALSVQQLVSRLEKVEFREGKGIGSFIKKLFSASA; encoded by the coding sequence ATGGCTGACCAGGCAGAGACATTGCGGGAGATGATGAAGCATGCCCCGGACTCAAAAACGCGGATCATAACCGTTGCCAGCGGAAAAGGCGGGGTTGGCAAAACCAATATGAGCACCAACCTGGCTATCGCGTATGGCAAGATCGGAAAAAAGGTGGTGCTGATGGATGCCGACCTCGGGTTGGCGAACGTAAACGTGGTACTGGGCATAATCCCGAAGTACAACCTGTATCATCTGATCCGTAAACAGAAAACGATGCAGGAAATAATCATGGACACCAATTACGGTATTCAGATCGTAGCCGGGGCTTCCGGATTTGCCAAGATTGCCAACCTGACCGATGAAGAGCGCAATAACTTCATACAGGAGATTTCTGCCCTTTCAGATGCTGATGTAATAATCATCGATACCAGTGCTGGCGTTTCGAGTAACGTCATGGGATTTATCGCAGCTGCCGACGAGGCCATTATTGTTACCACCCCGGAGCCAACCGCGATAACCGATGCCTATGGTCTTATCAAGATCATCGCTACCGAGGTTGAGGATACCAATCTTGGACTGAAACTGGTGGTGAATCGGGTGAAGAGTGTTACCGAAGGAAAAAAGGTGGCCGAGCGGGTCATCAACATCGCCGGCCAGTTTCTGAATCTGAAGGTGGACTACCTGGGATATGTCTACGAGGATCCGATTGTACAGCAGGCAGTGCTCAAGCAGAAGCCGTTTACGGTACTGGATCCAAAAAGCAAGGCCGCCCTGTCGGTGCAGCAGCTTGTCAGTCGGCTGGAGAAGGTTGAATTTCGTGAGGGGAAGGGGATTGGCAGCTTTATCAAGAAGCTGTTCTCGGCCTCGGCGTAG
- a CDS encoding HEAT repeat domain-containing protein — translation MNHSRDGYMTEAAMRRLLGISAEADLKDIKAAFRRKIKLLHPDRSSCSSTRTIGRLIEAYSGLAALYRTGKPPADPPTSPSPERGSTPGCLTDVFALGELALSSSEAAVRIAAIQALAQSGRRSSFSYLRKLIHDPDQQVAAAAIRAAAALDIRQAGAELAAIYSRSSIGVREAILDSVELLGQLPGCSAIVNCALEDPVAALRQRALRLQRLQGESDIERMRRMA, via the coding sequence ATGAATCATTCTCGTGATGGGTATATGACCGAAGCGGCGATGCGCAGACTGCTGGGCATTTCTGCCGAGGCCGATCTGAAAGACATCAAGGCCGCGTTTCGTCGCAAGATCAAGCTGCTGCATCCGGATCGCAGCAGCTGCAGCTCCACCCGAACCATCGGCCGGCTTATCGAGGCCTATTCCGGATTGGCAGCACTGTACCGAACCGGCAAGCCGCCAGCCGATCCCCCGACCTCCCCCTCACCAGAGCGAGGCAGCACCCCTGGCTGTCTGACCGATGTGTTTGCACTGGGTGAGCTGGCCTTATCCAGTAGTGAGGCAGCTGTGCGCATTGCCGCAATTCAGGCCCTGGCGCAGAGTGGCCGGCGCAGCAGCTTCAGCTATCTGCGAAAGCTGATCCATGATCCGGATCAGCAGGTGGCGGCCGCTGCAATTCGGGCTGCAGCCGCCCTGGATATCCGACAGGCCGGAGCAGAGCTGGCTGCGATCTACAGTCGATCCTCGATCGGGGTACGCGAGGCAATCCTGGATTCTGTCGAGCTGCTGGGTCAGCTGCCAGGCTGTTCCGCCATCGTGAATTGTGCCCTGGAAGATCCGGTGGCGGCCCTGCGTCAGCGTGCACTGCGCCTGCAGCGGCTACAGGGGGAGAGCGACATCGAACGAATGCGGAGGATGGCATAG
- a CDS encoding FapA family protein: MITYDKLQDFMRTMRDEDRERRSINVSGPTLEDALEQASIELQVPIAEIEYEVLDKGHSGVLGVGRKPVMLLAYAAQKMHQMTGSFDGDMGFDLGFEEAGSSDRDGEALVKLTPDGIMLKIKPPVGEGAAATVRKAMDAVSARTAAKVNPALVEKAVKRAEDTFIRIGDIAYNPANDAALSVELAEAEMKAYLTLFPPGPGGTDPSLKTLEQFLESNDIVFGIKDEVLKRLDEAPLYKDPILIAEGTPPVNGRDARIQYTFQTDTSHVQLKQDDKGKVDFKELNLVQNVVEGQALAKKVPPEPGVDGTTVTGKMLPATNGKDIKVEVGKNVKLSDDGNTAIALINGQVLIHNNKLTVDPVYTVDGDVSLKTGNVTFLGTVLVKGSVDDGFIVKASGNIEILGTVGKAEIDAEGDVIVHQGITGRNEGTIRCGKSVFAKFIENANVHVGEFVVVSDGIINSQVNCNRRILCKGKRAAIVGGHLRASEEIAAKTLGSVAGAETILEVGYDPRKREELEELQERQSERKRELEEASLNVARFDAAVKSKQKLTPEKQQQYKEQRRRKADLTMELQEIEQQIQGINNYLAQLKNQGRISASGTVFQGVKINIKDAVQEVRSEYKAVTFVNENGMVKITKYVEPEDVPLGR, from the coding sequence ATGATCACCTACGATAAACTCCAGGATTTTATGCGCACCATGCGAGACGAGGATCGTGAACGGCGATCGATTAATGTCTCCGGCCCGACCCTGGAGGATGCCCTGGAACAGGCCAGTATCGAACTGCAGGTGCCGATCGCCGAGATAGAATATGAGGTGCTCGACAAGGGCCATAGTGGGGTTCTGGGTGTCGGGCGAAAACCGGTTATGCTGCTCGCCTATGCTGCACAGAAAATGCATCAGATGACCGGATCCTTTGATGGAGATATGGGATTCGATCTGGGCTTTGAGGAAGCCGGCTCCAGCGATCGCGACGGCGAGGCTCTGGTAAAACTGACCCCCGACGGAATCATGCTCAAGATCAAACCACCGGTTGGCGAGGGTGCAGCAGCGACCGTACGCAAGGCTATGGATGCCGTTTCGGCGCGAACCGCAGCCAAGGTAAATCCGGCTCTGGTCGAGAAGGCGGTCAAGCGGGCGGAAGACACGTTTATCAGGATTGGCGACATTGCCTACAACCCCGCCAACGATGCTGCCCTTTCGGTCGAGCTCGCCGAGGCCGAGATGAAGGCCTATCTTACCCTGTTCCCGCCTGGTCCTGGGGGAACAGACCCGTCACTCAAGACCCTGGAGCAGTTTCTGGAATCTAATGACATCGTGTTCGGGATTAAGGACGAGGTGTTGAAACGACTGGACGAAGCGCCGCTGTACAAGGACCCGATCCTGATTGCCGAAGGCACACCGCCGGTCAATGGCCGTGATGCACGTATTCAGTATACCTTTCAGACTGATACCAGCCATGTGCAACTCAAGCAGGACGACAAGGGCAAAGTGGATTTCAAGGAGCTGAATCTTGTCCAGAACGTGGTGGAAGGGCAGGCGCTGGCCAAGAAGGTGCCGCCTGAGCCGGGGGTTGATGGTACTACGGTCACCGGCAAGATGTTGCCGGCCACCAACGGCAAGGACATCAAGGTTGAGGTTGGCAAGAACGTCAAGCTTTCGGACGACGGTAATACTGCGATCGCGCTGATCAATGGTCAGGTGCTTATCCATAATAACAAGCTGACAGTCGATCCGGTATACACCGTAGATGGGGATGTCAGTCTCAAGACCGGTAACGTGACCTTTCTTGGTACTGTTCTGGTAAAGGGCAGCGTTGATGACGGGTTCATCGTAAAAGCCTCCGGCAACATCGAGATACTTGGCACTGTCGGCAAGGCCGAGATCGATGCCGAAGGCGATGTAATCGTGCACCAGGGTATTACCGGACGCAACGAGGGAACCATTCGCTGCGGCAAGAGCGTGTTTGCAAAGTTCATCGAGAATGCCAATGTACATGTCGGTGAGTTTGTAGTGGTGAGTGACGGGATTATCAACTCCCAGGTTAACTGTAATCGCCGCATCCTGTGTAAAGGCAAGCGTGCCGCTATTGTAGGCGGTCACCTGCGTGCATCCGAGGAGATCGCAGCCAAAACCCTTGGATCGGTAGCAGGTGCAGAGACCATCCTGGAGGTGGGCTACGACCCGCGTAAGCGAGAGGAGCTGGAAGAGCTTCAGGAACGGCAGAGTGAGCGCAAGCGGGAGCTGGAGGAAGCCAGCCTGAATGTTGCCCGGTTTGATGCAGCGGTCAAGTCCAAGCAAAAGCTGACCCCGGAAAAACAGCAGCAGTACAAAGAGCAGCGGCGACGCAAGGCAGACCTCACCATGGAACTGCAGGAAATAGAACAGCAGATTCAGGGGATCAACAACTATCTGGCACAGCTGAAAAACCAGGGACGCATCAGTGCCTCCGGTACGGTGTTCCAGGGGGTCAAGATAAATATCAAGGATGCCGTTCAGGAAGTTCGCAGTGAGTACAAGGCGGTAACGTTTGTCAACGAGAACGGGATGGTCAAGATTACCAAGTATGTAGAGCCGGAGGATGTTCCGCTCGGGAGGTAA